In one Solanum dulcamara chromosome 1, daSolDulc1.2, whole genome shotgun sequence genomic region, the following are encoded:
- the LOC129882078 gene encoding uncharacterized protein LOC129882078: MSVSMEEDDSASKIHLPADINWEMLDKSKFFFLGAALFSGVSGALYPIVVLKTRQQVMSTRIPCLKMAGSMLRSEGYRGFYRGFGTSLTGTIPARALYMGALEVTKSSVGTATIQLGFSEASSSAIANAAAGLSASMAAQLVWTPIDVVSQRLMVQGSGNSSCGVVGLKCYNGGIDAFRKIVCGDGLRGLYRGFGISILTYAPSNAVWWGSYSIAHRLIWGSIGCYCCKKDDEGGYRPDGKAMVTVQGLSAAMASGVSALVTMPLDTVKTRLQVLDDDCRSSSSSSGRRTPTVLQTVRNLVKEGGFSACYRGLGLRWASMSMSAITMITTYEFLKKLSTKNQESFV, translated from the coding sequence ATGAGTGTGAGTATGGAGGAGGATGATTCAGCTTCAAAAATACATCTTCCTGCAGATATAAATTGGGAGATGCTTGACAAATCTAAGTTTTTTTTCTTGGGTGCTGCGCTTTTTTCTGGTGTGTCAGGTGCACTTTATCCAATAGTAGTGTTGAAAACTAGGCAGCAAGTTATGAGTACTCGAATTCCATGTCTAAAAATGGCAGGATCTATGTTGAGGAGTGAAGGGTATAGAGGATTTTACAGAGGATTTGGTACTTCTCTTACAGGGACTATTCCTGCTAGAGCACTTTACATGGGGGCACTTGAAGTGACCAAAAGTAGTGTTGGAACTGCAACTATTCAGTTGGGATTCTCTGAAGCATCGTCCTCGGCTATTGCCAATGCTGCTGCAGGGCTCAGCGCGTCCATGGCAGCTCAATTGGTGTGGACACCAATTGATGTTGTGAGTCAGAGGTTGATGGTTCAAGGAAGTGGAAATTCTAGCTGTGGTGTTGTTGGATTGAAGTGTTATAACGGTGGGATCGATGCGTTTAGGAAGATTGTTTGTGGTGATGGTTTGAGGGGATTGTATAGAGGATTTGGTATTTCAATACTGACTTATGCACCTTCAAATGCAGTGTGGTGGGGTTCATACTCTATTGCTCACAGATTGATTTGGGGTTCAATTGGTTGCTATTGTTGCAAAAAAGACGATGAGGGTGGTTATCGGCCAGATGGGAAGGCAATGGTAACAGTTCAAGGGTTGAGTGCAGCCATGGCTAGTGGGGTGTCTGCATTAGTGACAATGCCACTTGACACTGTCAAAACAAGATTACAAGTATTAGATGATGATTGtcgtagtagtagtagtagtagtggtaggAGAACACCAACAGTTTTACAGACAGTGAGGAATTTAGTGAAGGAAGGTGGATTTAGTGCTTGTTATAGAGGATTAGGTCTAAGATGGGCATCAATGTCCATGTCTGCAATAACTATGATCACTACTTATGAGTTCCTCAAGAAACTATCCACCAAGAATCAAGAAAGCTTTGTTTGA
- the LOC129882088 gene encoding PHD finger protein ALFIN-LIKE 4-like yields MMDGAQQYNPRTVEEVFRDFKGRRAALVKALTTDVEDFYQQCDPEKENLCLYGFPSESWEVNLPAEEVPPELPEPALGINFARDGMQEKDWLSLVAVHSDAWLLSVAFYFGARFGFDRADRRRLFSMINDLPTIFEVVSGTAKKQTKDKSSMSNHSSTKSKSNSKVTQRGSESQIKYSRPQPKDEDEDGLDEDDEQGETLCGACGENYASDEFWICCDICEIWFHGKCVKITPARAEHIKQYKCPSCTSSKRTRP; encoded by the exons ATGATGGACGGAGCTCAACAGTACAATCCTCGAACAGTGGAAGAAGTGTTTAGAGATTTTAAGGGTCGAAGAGCTGCACTTGTTAAAGCCCTCACTACTg ATGTTGAAGACTTTTATCAACAATGTGACCCAG AGAAGGAGAACCTCTGCCTTTATGGATTTCCCAGTGAAAGTTGGGAAGTCAATTTACCAGCTGAAGAAGTGCCCCCAGAGCTTCCTGAGCCTGCTTTGGGCATAAACTTTGCCCGAGATGGCATGCAAGAAAAGGACTGGCTCTCCTTGGTTGCAGTGCATAGTGACGCGTGGTTACTTTCTGTTGCCTTTTATTTTGGTGCTAGATTTGGGTTTGATAGAGCTGATAG GAGAAGATTGTTCAGTATGATAAATGATCTCCCGACAATTTTTGAGGTTGTATCTGGGACAGCCAAGAAACAAACAAAAGACAAATCATCAATGTCAAATCACAGCAGCACCAAGTCTAAGTCAAACTCAAAG GTGACACAACGTGGTTCTGAATCTCAGATCAAGTATTCAAGACCACAACCAAAAGATGAGGATGAAGATGGTTTGGATGAAGATGACGAGCAAGGAGAAACACTATGTGGGGCTTGTGGTGAAAACTATGCATCTGATGAATTCTGGATCTGCTGTGACATCTGTGAGATATGGTTCCATGGGAAGTGTGTTAAAATCACTCCTGCCAGGGCTGAGCATATCAAGCAGTACAAGTGCCCATCTTGCACCAGCAGCAAGAGAACACGCCCTTGA